In Coregonus clupeaformis isolate EN_2021a chromosome 15, ASM2061545v1, whole genome shotgun sequence, one genomic interval encodes:
- the LOC121583208 gene encoding interleukin-1 beta-like produces the protein MDFDLADALRSSYSESMGFDAECSLSGAKGGPEMELHLGLSFELEVLQQRQGGMRQVAHLVIAMHRMKHTFQKSDSIHTPLGMECTDEQLCSIIMDNLVEECVMERVQEPEGAMAKKAEGTFKRMDSPEQCTLRDHYQKSVVHYPETMVLQAVTLQGGNNHLRARFNLSMYDINMDSSTIHAKPVVLGIASSNFNLSCSMQTDSTTPILQLELCSEDQLKTISAQGDTVRFLFYKTTQGISLTTFESAKYPGWFISTSLEQRKPVEMCQKEDVRNINFSVKN, from the exons ATGGACTTCGATTTGGCGGATGCTCTGCGGAG CTCTTATTCGGAGAGTATGGGGTTTGATGCGGAATGCAGCCTGTCTGGTGCGAAG GGTGGACCAGAAATGGAGCTGCACCTGGGCCTGAGCTTTGAACTGGAGGTTCTCCAGCAGCGTCAGGGAGGCATGAGACAGGTGGCTCACCTGGTGATAGCGATGCACAGGATGAAACACACCTTCCAGAAGTCCGACTCCATACACACTCCCCTGGGCATGGAGTGCACCGACGAACAGCTTTGCAGCATCATCATGGACAACCTGGTGGAAG AGTGTGTGATGGAGCGGGTCCAGGAGCCAGAAGGAGCGATGGCTAAAAAGGCTGAGGGGACCTTCAAGCGGATGGACAGCCCCGAGCAGTGCACCCTGCGTGACCATTACCAGAAGAGCGTGGTGCACTACCCTGAAACCATGGTGCTACAGGCCGTTACACTGCAGGGAGGCAACAACCACCTGAGAG cgaGGTTCAACCTCTCCATGTATGATATTAATATGGACTCCTCCACTATCCATGCCAAGCCAGTTGTCTTGGGGATTGCCAGTAGCAACTTCAACTTGTCCTGCTCcatgcagacagacagcacaACTCCCATCCTACAGTTGGAG CTGTGTTCTGAGGACCAGTTGAAGACCATCAGTGCTCAGGGAGACACAGTTCGCTTCCTCTTCTACAAGACAACCCAAGGCATCTCCCTGACAACCTTCGAGTCGGCCAAGTACCCCGGCTGGTTCATCAGCACCTCACTGGAGCAACGCAAGCCCGTAGAGATGTGTCAGAAAGAGGACGTCAGAAATATCAACTTCTCAGTCAaaaactaa